Proteins from a genomic interval of Salinivibrio kushneri:
- the rfbD gene encoding dTDP-4-dehydrorhamnose reductase, whose amino-acid sequence MRVLITGSQGQVGHCLVEQLMDNEQVTMLACDRHQLDITDRSAVMSQVSEFKPTVIINAAAYTAVDKAESDRDRAYAVNQKGAQHLAEAAEQQGAALLHISTDYVFAGDKKDAYHEQDCPEPQSVYGASKLAGEQAIQTACSKHIIIRTAWVFGEHGGNFVKTMLRLASQRDSLSIVDDQVGGPTYAGDIAQALIHIAQCIDAGNDVAYGVYHFAGEPHVSWCEFASTIFTCAYEQGILEAVPAVTPISTAEYPTPAKRPANSRLNTSKIMAHFSIPASDWQRALSNLICYQD is encoded by the coding sequence ATGCGCGTTCTAATAACCGGTAGTCAAGGGCAAGTCGGTCACTGTCTGGTCGAGCAATTGATGGATAATGAGCAAGTCACTATGTTGGCTTGCGACAGGCATCAATTAGATATTACCGATCGCTCCGCGGTGATGAGTCAGGTCAGTGAATTTAAGCCGACGGTGATTATTAATGCTGCGGCGTACACAGCAGTGGATAAAGCAGAGAGCGATCGTGACCGTGCCTATGCCGTTAACCAAAAAGGCGCACAACACCTAGCAGAAGCGGCTGAACAGCAAGGCGCGGCGCTGTTACATATTTCAACCGATTATGTCTTTGCGGGCGATAAAAAAGACGCCTATCACGAACAAGACTGCCCCGAGCCACAAAGTGTTTATGGAGCGAGTAAACTGGCTGGTGAGCAGGCGATACAAACCGCGTGTTCAAAGCACATTATTATCCGCACGGCATGGGTGTTTGGTGAGCATGGCGGTAACTTTGTTAAAACCATGCTTCGCCTAGCGTCTCAGCGAGATAGCTTAAGCATTGTTGATGATCAGGTAGGCGGCCCTACGTATGCGGGCGATATCGCCCAGGCGTTGATCCATATCGCCCAGTGTATTGATGCAGGAAATGACGTGGCCTATGGCGTCTATCATTTTGCTGGTGAGCCGCATGTGAGTTGGTGTGAATTTGCGTCGACGATTTTTACCTGTGCTTACGAGCAAGGCATATTAGAAGCCGTACCCGCGGTGACACCTATTTCAACGGCTGAGTACCCAACGCCTGCCAAACGCCCCGCGAATTCGCGCTTAAATACCAGCAAAATCATGGCGCATTTTTCTATTCCAGCGAGTGATTGGCAACGCGCACTTAGCAACCTTATTTGTTACCAGGATTAA